Proteins encoded by one window of Clostridium perfringens:
- the ytaF gene encoding sporulation membrane protein YtaF encodes MSFLSILLFVIAASLDILVVSLAYGLKDIKINFSSTLVIASISALGTFISMILGKFLVDLIPVKLGDIIGGLVLLLLGFYSIYSYFKEKKILTSHNSENNSSPTFILENPEVADKDKSGNIDFKESLALSLALALNNFGLGIGASISGLNIAFTTISTFIISLIFISLGFYLSKTIKSKNISKNSNLIAGIIIIILSLFIIF; translated from the coding sequence GTGAGCTTTTTAAGTATACTTCTTTTTGTAATTGCTGCAAGTTTAGATATACTTGTTGTTTCTTTAGCATATGGTTTAAAAGACATAAAAATAAATTTTTCAAGTACCCTTGTCATAGCATCCATATCTGCTTTAGGAACTTTTATTTCAATGATACTTGGAAAATTTTTAGTGGATTTAATTCCTGTTAAATTAGGAGATATTATAGGTGGTTTAGTTCTTCTTTTATTAGGTTTTTATTCTATATATTCTTATTTCAAAGAGAAAAAAATCCTAACCTCACATAATAGTGAGAATAATTCCTCTCCCACCTTTATATTAGAAAATCCAGAAGTTGCAGATAAAGATAAGTCTGGTAATATTGATTTTAAAGAATCCCTAGCTTTATCCTTGGCCTTAGCTTTAAACAACTTTGGTTTAGGAATAGGTGCCAGCATCTCTGGACTTAATATTGCCTTTACAACAATATCAACCTTTATTATTTCATTGATATTTATCTCCTTAGGCTTCTATTTATCAAAAACAATAAAAAGTAAAAATATTTCAAAAAACAGTAACTTAATTGCAGGAATAATAATCATTATATTATCACTATTTATTATTTTTTAG